Genomic window (Alphaproteobacteria bacterium SS10):
AGCCGGTTGCCGATGGCTTCCGTAACTACATGAAAGAGAAGTATTCCGTATCTGCTGAAGAGCTGCTGCTCGACCGCGCACAACTGCTCGGTCTGACCGGTCCTGAGATGACTGTCCTGATCGGTGGTATGCGTGTACTCGGCACCAACCATGGTGGTACCAAGCACGGTGTCTTCACCCAGCGTGAGGGCCAGCTGACCAACGACTTCTTCGAGACCATCACCGATATGGACTTCGTCTGGCTCCCCGTGGTCAGCGATGGCAGCTACCAGCTGCGCGACCGTAAGTCGGGCGAGGTGAAGTACACGGCAACTAGCGCTGACCTGGTCTTCGGTTCGAACTCCGTCCTTCGCGCCTATGCTGAGCTTTACGCCCAGGATGATGCGAAAGAGAAGTTCGTCCGCGACTTTGTTGCTGCCTGGACCAAGGTCATGAACGCCGACCGGTTTGATCTGGCGGCCTAAGCGCCCCAGCATCTAACTGCGATAGTTTAGAAACAGCCCGTGGCATCCGCTGCGGGCTGTTTTGCATTTTGCAATAACTTGGCATGGTGCTTGCGAGACGCCAACGCGAAGGCGGGAGCGGTCCAATGAAAAGGATCGAACCATGGAACCCATTTCGGGCAATTTACGGCTAGAGAACCGACTACTTAACCACCAACGTCCACCAACCCCGGTAACGGAAAAGCCAGAACGGGCAAGGGCCGACGCATTTCCAACAGACCCAAGAACGGGCACTCCTAAACTAGGCAGCTTAGGGCCTGGCGCTGACAAACCGGCAGATATCACGGATGTGGTGAAGACCATGAAGACGGTCGACCCTGCACCGGGTTTAAGCATGGCGATGATGGTGCTGAACAACCCAGATGATGGCGCTATCGATGCTAATGGCGATAGCATCGTGAACATTCTTGATATCGTTAAGAACAGCCAGGTTGCGCAGAATGCCCAGCCAGCGCCTCAAGCGGGCGATGAGGCTGCCTATGCTGATATCAAGAATGTGGTTGCATCAATCTCTGCAGGTGAACCGGTGGAGACGATGAACAGCATGGCCTGGATGTTGAACCAGTCATCGACAGCCCCGTCAGATGCCCCGTTAGATGCTAATGGCGATGGTGAGATCACCGTCCAAGATGTGGTGATGAACAGTGCAAAACCGGACATGCCAAGCATCCTGAGCGTGGTGCAATCGGCTGGGTCAGGTGACCCGGCGATCACCATGCAAAACATCGCCATGACGCTCTATGGCGCCAAGACCCCAACGCTTGATGTGAACCAAGATGGTGCCGTCACCATCTTGGATATCATGAAGACGATGGGTAATGCCTAGTAAAGGCGAGCTTAACGCCTAACTCGCGCTTAATCCGCCCGGCTGAGGCCAGATAGAAAATCGATCAGCGGGTGCACGGCCAGGCCGAACTCAACGGCCTGGTCGATTACTTTTCCTGACGTCCAATCGGCCATCTCCGCCGGCGGTTAGCTCTACTTCACCGACAGGCGTAGCAGGCGTCATCTGCGGACTAGGTGTTGCTCCCTATGCCTCGAAGCGGTAGCAAACAAGCCTGTCAGCGTTGTCTTACTGATCCATGGATAGCCAATGGACTACCGCAGTTTTCTGAAGCATCTCCACGAGACTAGATCACCAAAGCGGTACTTTGAAATTGGCGTCAGAACCGGACAGAGCATGTGCTTTGCTAAGCATGCGGCGATCGGCGTTGATCCAGTGGTCGATATTCAAGAGCCGATGCAGGCGAGAGTGTGTCTCTTTGCCATGACGAGTGATCAGTTCTTTAACGACTATGATGCCCGAGCCCTCTTTAACGGCAAAGGCGCGGACATGTCGTTGATCGACGGAATGCATCTCGCCGAGTTTGCATATCGGGACTTTGTGAACACCGCTCGGATCAGTGCAAAAGGTTCGCTGGTGATCCTGGATGACGTATTGCCAACTGACATTGATATTGCCGGGCGCGACTGCACAGACTCAAGTGCCTGGACCGGTGATGTCTACCGCGCCTTAACGGCGATAAAGGTGAACTTCCCAACCCTCAAAATGGTTGTCGTGAATATCAGCGGTAAGGGCCTCGCCTTTATCAAAAGCCCCAATCTTACAGACGAAGAATTGGATGCCGACAGCAACCGGGAAACCGCGGAGGCTTTGGAGAACACAGATGTTTATCGCGTGAACAGCGTTGAAGAATTGTGCGCGCAATATCGGCGCGTAGGTTGCCCTATTCTTTCGCCAAAAGAGGCCGTCACTTGGCTCAAAGGCCGAACCTTTGTCATCTCCTAGTCCAGCCTGGTTGGGCTTCAGCTAGCAGGGGCTGTTTCGACAGGCCATCGTCAATGATGGCTAGCGGCGACCAAACCTCTCAACACTAATCCGCGCGGCTAAGGCCTGAGAGGAAATCGATCAGTGGGCGCACGGCCATGCCAAATTCAACCGCCTCATCGATGACCTTGCCCGACTTCCAATCAGCCTTCGGAATATCCCGGCGGGTAATCAGGCTGGTCAGCTTGATCGCCTTGGCAAAGCGATGATCAGCATGCTCGGCATAGCCACGTGGCATTGAGGATAGGGACATGGAGTAGTCGAGGGCGAGGCCAGCCTTGGCCAGGCTTTCCTCCATCCGGGCAAACCGATCTTCATGCTCGACGATCCGGTTGCGGATGGGCGCCAGCGCCTTGGCCGTAAGGTTGTAGCGGCCAGCGGCGACGAACCCGCCGGTCCGATCAATCTGCAGATAGATGAACGGCTCCGCATCATCACGGGTGCCGCTGGGGCTTAACAGGCCAGCGATATTGGTGCGGTAGGGTGTCTTGTCTTTTGAGAACCGGGTATCGCGGTTCATCCGGAACATCGTCTTCTTACCGCCTTGGAACGGCATGTCCCGGGCCTGCAGCTGAAACGAGATGCTGCCCAGCATCGCGATAAAGGGGTCGAGCAGGTGCTCGCCGATCTCTACCTTGTGCGGCAGATACCATTCACGATTGTTATTCGCGGCAAGCTCAGTCAGCAGGGTGAAAGATCGGGCAGAAAAGCCCAGTGCGTTCTTACTCATGGCGCGCACCTTAGCGTTTAGTGCAACCAGCACAACACCGATCGGTATGTTGGCTGTCTGGATCGGTACTGCCTCAGCATCTGCAAGGATCGGTAGCTGCGTATACCGGTCAGCTTTTTCTGCGGCGCTGGGGCAATTCGTCATTGTATGTCGACGAATTATTTGAGTTAATTTTCAGTAGGTTTAGAGAATTTTTATCTGGAGTTCATATTGCTCGATATCGGCCGTTTGGCGTTTCTAGCACCATGCTTAAAACTGCTTCTGGGGAGTGCGTTAGGCCTCCTCCTCGCCTTTACTCTGCCAGTCAGTAACGCACTCGCTTTTCCCGCACCTGAGGTGTGGTGGCAGCTGCTTGCCCATGTGCAATCTGCGACCGCTGCGCTCGGGTCAATCAATGGCCTGATCGGCCTGACGACCGCCTCCACCGTCACGGCCGGTGCGGTTTATGGGCGACGCCTCCGCCGCCTTGGCTCCGCACCTCAAAGCCGTAGGTCCAAGCCCATCTTTGCGTGTGTGCTGGTCGCTGCCTTGACCGTTCTGGCCCTTCAGCTCGCCAGTGAGTTAAGCCATCACGAGGATGTGGTCCTCAATCGTAAGCCACCACATGTGGTCGATACCTCCGCCGTGTTTTTCGCCTTGGACGAAGCCGGCCAGGCTGTTCACCCCAACGGCATCCACCCTGACGGCCTGACGGCGTGGTTGGGCAGCAATGAATATCGAGCAATCCTTTTCGCACCGGCACCGGAGGCGATCCCCAGATGGCCTGAAACCCATGCGTCGGTAATCCAGTTTCCAGCCGACGGACAGGCGATTGATTTGGATGCCATGCTTGCGGAAGTGTTGGCGATCCATAACCAAGATGAGGGTCGGACCCTACTGATCGATAAGAGTGGTTTTCTGGCTGGGCGCCTCGCCGTTATGGCGGGTGGGCATGATCAGGATCTGCATTTCATCATTGGGGGGGAGGATGCCCTGGTAGCTTGGGCGCGGGACTTGCCAGCCGCCCCACAAGCTAGCCCTGGACTTGTAGCTAGGGCTTTAGAGGTCCGCGATCAGCTTACCGTCATCGATAGCCGTAAGCCCTTCGAGTTCTACGATAGTGGTTACCTTTATGGTGCCAATCGCATGACACTAGCCGAGTTTGTGTTGGCAGCGATGGATCCAGATCGGGTGGCGGCTTGGCGCTCTCAAGCCATGCTCATCACTGGATATGATAGCGCCCAGACCGAGGCGATCGCTGCCCTGGCCAACACGCTCGACATCGATGTCCGATATAGCGCCAGGTATTCTCTGCAGGCCGCGCAGCTGAACATCCCAAACTATCGTAATCGCGATACGGTGCTCGGCTGGCGGGACACGGTTCGTGAGGTCATCGGCAACGAAGCAACCTGGCTAATCGATAGTCGCAGTACCGAAGCTTATAGCCGTGACAAACTCCGGCTCCCGCAAACAATCCATATTCCGGTGCTGGAGCTGAGTGAGGGTGAACTGGCCCAACGCTTGGCGGCGCTTGATCTAACCCGGCGCTATCTCGGTAGTGCCTATGCCCAGCTTGATGGCTTCCAGCTTCGTCGCATTGGATATGAGATTAGCCAGGCCGGCGGTAATTGGCTCGGCACCACAACCGCAACTGCCGCCATCCCACCATCCTTGTTGGATGAGGTTGAGAGCTTTGCCAACCCGTCCGGGATCTGGCCGCTTGATCTACTCTTCGCCGTACTCAAGTTTGAGCTGTTTGCCCTGACCGATGGCATCGCCCNCTATCTGCGTGGTGGGGCGCAGGTTGAAGCATCCTGCCACGCGTTGTTCGACGCCATACTGCAGCCCAATCATCCTCGGGCCATGCTGGTCATGTCCGTGGTGTTTGGTTTCCTGTTTGCCATGGCCTTGAATTGCCTTGCCGTCAGGTTGCGATACCTACGCGGTTGGTCTCTCGACCCCAAAGCTATTGCCTTGCCGGAGCTGGTCCTCCGGCTGCTGGTTACTTTGATTATGGGGTTGGTCTTCCTCAACTATCTCAGCACCTCTGGCACGGTGGCCGCCGGCCTACCCGATGCCGCGATCAGCCCGGTTAAGCCCTATTGGCTTTTATCGGTTCTGGCCTCTATCGCCATCGGGGTTCAGTTGTTGATGCGGGATGATGGTGGTCGTCTGAAGCATCTGGTCGCTTGGGTTCTCGCCGCCGGCATACTCTGGCTCGTACTGAAGTCGGTCCCCGCCGCATTCTGTGCCTTCATTCTAGGGATTGGTTTGGCGGGACTAGGCCCCAGCCGTATTAAGGCTATTCTGC
Coding sequences:
- a CDS encoding class I SAM-dependent methyltransferase; its protein translation is MDYRSFLKHLHETRSPKRYFEIGVRTGQSMCFAKHAAIGVDPVVDIQEPMQARVCLFAMTSDQFFNDYDARALFNGKGADMSLIDGMHLAEFAYRDFVNTARISAKGSLVILDDVLPTDIDIAGRDCTDSSAWTGDVYRALTAIKVNFPTLKMVVVNISGKGLAFIKSPNLTDEELDADSNRETAEALENTDVYRVNSVEELCAQYRRVGCPILSPKEAVTWLKGRTFVIS
- a CDS encoding DUF2461 domain-containing protein yields the protein MSKNALGFSARSFTLLTELAANNNREWYLPHKVEIGEHLLDPFIAMLGSISFQLQARDMPFQGGKKTMFRMNRDTRFSKDKTPYRTNIAGLLSPSGTRDDAEPFIYLQIDRTGGFVAAGRYNLTAKALAPIRNRIVEHEDRFARMEESLAKAGLALDYSMSLSSMPRGYAEHADHRFAKAIKLTSLITRRDIPKADWKSGKVIDEAVEFGMAVRPLIDFLSGLSRAD